The Sulfurospirillum halorespirans DSM 13726 genome has a window encoding:
- a CDS encoding SDR family oxidoreductase has protein sequence MAQQNRFENKTILITGGTSGMGLAAAKQIILEGGSVILTGRDLEHIQYAQKALGEKANVFFNDQSTVNSVEALVEYLPNEISLDGLWLNAATAVLGRIEDTTAEMFDHIFAINVKAPFLQMASLKPFLKNGASVVLSASSSVYEGSDVTGLYAASKAAIIAAGRSWARELSSLNIRVNTLVPGPIETNFRRFLSNEDQAAFEKVVVDLVPLGRAGSAQEAANVALFLLSEDSSFVTGSQIAVDGGLIMN, from the coding sequence ATGGCACAACAGAATCGATTTGAAAATAAAACTATCCTCATTACAGGGGGAACGAGCGGTATGGGGCTTGCTGCGGCAAAGCAAATTATTTTAGAAGGCGGAAGCGTTATTCTTACGGGCAGAGATTTAGAGCATATTCAATACGCCCAAAAAGCTTTAGGTGAGAAAGCCAATGTTTTTTTCAACGATCAATCCACTGTAAATAGCGTAGAAGCCCTTGTAGAATATTTACCTAATGAAATCTCTTTGGATGGTTTGTGGCTTAATGCTGCAACGGCTGTTCTTGGTCGTATCGAGGATACGACCGCTGAAATGTTTGACCATATTTTTGCCATCAATGTAAAAGCACCTTTCTTGCAAATGGCTTCATTAAAGCCTTTTTTAAAAAATGGGGCATCTGTTGTCCTGAGTGCATCGTCTTCTGTATATGAGGGCTCTGATGTCACGGGGTTATATGCAGCTTCTAAAGCGGCGATTATTGCCGCGGGAAGATCTTGGGCAAGAGAATTAAGTTCGTTAAATATTCGCGTCAATACCCTTGTCCCAGGGCCAATAGAAACAAATTTTAGACGTTTTCTTTCGAATGAAGATCAAGCAGCTTTTGAAAAAGTCGTCGTTGATCTTGTCCCTTTAGGACGAGCAGGAAGTGCACAAGAAGCAGCCAATGTTGCACTTTTTTTACTATCGGAAGATTCTAGTTTTGTCACAGGAAGCCAAATCGCTGTGGATGGTGGACTGATTATGAATTAA